The region GAACCCGCCGCATTCAGAACGGCAATAAAAAGCGGGCTTTCGCCAGCGTATCGGCGGTCGAAGGCGATGGCCATCGAGGCCGGTGACGCTGTCAAATCCTCAGGCCAGTAGGGCTGCGTCCCCAAACCCGCCAAAATATCGGTCGTTGCTAACGAAGAAAGATGAATCGCCTTGATGGCATCGGATTGATGAATAAAGAGAAACTCCCCGTCGTGAGACCATCCGGCATCACGATAATGGGCGGTCGAAACAAAAACATAGACGACCTCTTTGCCGCTGCCATCGGCATTCATCGTAACCCAAACATTATGCGGGGGTGAACCCGCGTCAATATTCGTCGCCACCGCATAGTAGGCGATCTTGGTGCCATCCGGCGACCAGATCGGATTGTGTTCGCCGTCGGTACACTTAATATGTGTACCATCCGACTCCTGTAGAATTTCATCGAGGAATGAAATTTGCGTCAGGCCTGTGCCGGTCTCATTCATTGTATAAATATGGGCAAAGGTTGTTCCATCGTTCAGGTCGATGGCCGAGAGAACAAGTTTTTCCTCGATCGGCGATCCATCGAGATCTCTAACATCAAGATTATTATGATTTGTCAGAGTTGTGAGGTTGGTTCCATCAAAGGTATCGCATCCCCAAACGGCGCTCGCACCGGAAGCACTCACCCGGCTCAAGAAATAGACACGCCGGCTTCCATAGCCAAATGTGAAATCTGTCGGCAAGTAATCAAGATCCGGCGTCACGGTGACCGAATCCACCCCAGTGGTCGGTATGATAACGACATAAGAATCATTACCAGACTCGGCAACAATCAGTGTTCTCATTCCGGTCGTTGTATCCACCGCGACATTGGACAATCCAGACCAGTTGGGAACCTCATCGGCTGTCTTCATTGCAAAGAAATATTCCGTACCGGGCTCGAGCCCATCAACGGTCATCCCCTGAGCTGATGGGGCCGCCTGTGGGCCGGGCTCTCCCGTCACAGGAATCGCCTGGCTCCAGTTGCCGGCGGTGATTGTAGCCGTAGAATATCGAATATCATAAGCCGTGGCTGTTCCCGTAACGCCATCGTCGCCGGGTGAAGTCCAATCCAATTGAATCGATGTGTCGGTCGGATCCGATGCCGCCAGATCCGATACCTCCGCAGGCGGGGTCACATCACCTGGATCGGTTGTTCCGCCGTCGTCATTGCAGGCGGCGGCAAAAAGGGTTAAAAGAAACGAACAGAAGAGAAGGTAGAAAATCTTCAAGGTAAGACCTCCTTATTTGTGGCCAACGGCAGGTCTCAAAATTCATCGAAACCCGGCCGCACATTTGCATTGAGGCACAGTAGCGATTCGATGGTAATACCCAGGCCGGGCGATTGTCCACAGCCGAATCGACAAAAAGACGATTCCCCGGGCCCTGGATCGGTAACATAAGCTCCACGTATATTCATCATGGCCATATCTAATTTGCATTGTACATTTTGGATTCGCCTCACTGTCGATCATCGCCGCAAGACAGCAGATAAAAGTTTGGTTGGATACGATTTGGGGTAGGAAAAAGGGAATGGGCCCATTATAAATCTGGATAAGTCCCGGTAGGAATCCCGCCGGCAAAATCACAAGCAAGGAAGCATCCAAAACATCCCATTGCAGCGGAACCAGAGGAAGCCCATGGCTGACATTAGACCCTTCTGCGCCCTCCGGCCTCGCCCGGAGCTCGCGGAAAAGGTGGCAAGTCCACCCTACGACGTCCTCAATAGCGAAGAGGCACGGGAGATGGCCGGCGATAATCCGATCTCCTTCCTGCATGTCACCAAACCGGAAATCGATCTTCGGCCCGAAGTATCCCCATATGCCCCAGAGGTTTACGCAAAAGGGGTCGAGAACCTTCAGCGGTTGATTCAGGAGGAGGTTCTAATCCGCGATCCGCACCCTTGCTTCTACCTTTATCAGCAGCGGATGGGCGGACATGTCCAGGCCGGTCTCGTCGCCGGCGCTTCGGTCGATGAGTATGACCAAAATCTCATCCGCAAACACGAGCACACACGGCCGGATAAAGAGGAAGACCGAACCCGGCATATCGAGGCTTTGAATGCCAATACCGGCCCTGTTTTCCTAACCTACAAGAGACGGGACACCGTCGACCAGATCACCGAACAGATCCGCGCGCGGAAGCCTGATGTCGATTTCACCTCGTCGGATGGCGTACAGCACACCTTGTGGGTTGTGGCGGATGGATCCACGAT is a window of Candidatus Eisenbacteria bacterium DNA encoding:
- a CDS encoding fibronectin type III domain-containing protein encodes the protein MKIFYLLFCSFLLTLFAAACNDDGGTTDPGDVTPPAEVSDLAASDPTDTSIQLDWTSPGDDGVTGTATAYDIRYSTATITAGNWSQAIPVTGEPGPQAAPSAQGMTVDGLEPGTEYFFAMKTADEVPNWSGLSNVAVDTTTGMRTLIVAESGNDSYVVIIPTTGVDSVTVTPDLDYLPTDFTFGYGSRRVYFLSRVSASGASAVWGCDTFDGTNLTTLTNHNNLDVRDLDGSPIEEKLVLSAIDLNDGTTFAHIYTMNETGTGLTQISFLDEILQESDGTHIKCTDGEHNPIWSPDGTKIAYYAVATNIDAGSPPHNVWVTMNADGSGKEVVYVFVSTAHYRDAGWSHDGEFLFIHQSDAIKAIHLSSLATTDILAGLGTQPYWPEDLTASPASMAIAFDRRYAGESPLFIAVLNAAGSSVSVVSSTQVSANGVAHGYGAPDWAPFYPEN